Proteins encoded within one genomic window of Tabrizicola piscis:
- a CDS encoding response regulator transcription factor, which produces MKIMIVDDDPRLRDLVRIALERAGHSVLTASDGKQALVQAAREAPDLVVLDVGLPEMDGFETCRRLRERSEVPILFLTARDDEIDRILGLELGADDYVTKPFSPRELVARVRAILKRSAGLQPTARLELESLTLDTHTRICRVAGVEAELTATEFALLERLMRDPSRLVSRRELLVAVWGPNSLVSDRTLDSHLRNLRRKLTEAGRADAVETVHGQGIRLRASR; this is translated from the coding sequence TTGAAGATCATGATTGTGGACGACGACCCCCGCCTGCGTGATCTTGTCCGCATCGCGCTGGAGCGGGCGGGGCACAGCGTCCTGACCGCCAGCGACGGCAAGCAAGCCCTCGTCCAGGCTGCTCGCGAAGCGCCCGATCTTGTTGTCTTGGACGTGGGCCTACCCGAAATGGACGGGTTCGAGACTTGCCGCCGTTTGCGGGAACGGTCGGAGGTGCCGATCCTTTTCCTCACGGCCAGAGATGACGAGATCGACCGTATCCTCGGTCTTGAGCTTGGCGCCGACGACTATGTGACGAAGCCCTTCAGCCCGCGTGAGCTTGTTGCCCGGGTCCGTGCGATCCTGAAGCGCAGCGCCGGCCTGCAGCCGACCGCGAGGCTGGAGCTTGAAAGCCTTACCCTCGACACGCATACCCGGATCTGCCGCGTTGCTGGGGTCGAGGCAGAACTCACTGCCACCGAATTCGCCCTACTTGAGCGACTGATGCGCGACCCATCGCGTCTTGTGTCCCGGCGTGAGCTTCTTGTGGCGGTCTGGGGGCCGAACAGCTTGGTCTCGGACCGCACGCTGGACAGCCACCTGCGGAACCTCCGGCGCAAGCTGACCGAGGCCGGCCGTGCCGATGCGGTCGAGACGGTGCATGGTCAAGGTATCCGTCTGCGGGCCAGCCGTTGA
- a CDS encoding ATP-binding protein — MSQRRTADATPHAASLIEGMRDFGYTLSTAMADVIDNSITAGAGLVQILADTISDAPWIAIVDDGAGMSEHELIEAMRPGSRNPLDPRECHDLGRFGLGLKSASFSQCRQLTVATRKDGVTSVATWDLDEVSRTNRWEVLLEDDTSDAPGIDRIGATGTVVIWRKLDRLAASYRHDGTKRSAEINAALAEAEQHLRLCFHRYMEGTRPQLRLILNDRKLSPIDPFASANKATQIDDEELLSLANGTVVTQTFTVPHHSRMSKMEWEEVGGPEGHLRSQGFYIYRERRLIIAGGWLGLARATELTKLSRVRVDIPNTMDADWKIDVRKASAQMPPMVRERLRKIVERMQGTSKRTYQRRGRKLVDQANLPLWSRFQKDGAIIYRPNGDHPAIAGFMSSLPEEFQHGFRTCITLLGAGLPVGALHADMLGAAESVEADPAEFVDIAESVEQAVRTLLSTGMAGKDVVNALCSVEPLHRHRDSVRQLIEDIVEG, encoded by the coding sequence ATGAGCCAACGTCGCACGGCTGATGCCACCCCGCACGCCGCCTCTCTGATCGAGGGCATGCGCGATTTCGGGTATACGCTTTCCACCGCCATGGCGGATGTTATCGACAATTCGATCACCGCCGGAGCGGGGTTGGTCCAGATCCTCGCCGACACCATCTCGGATGCGCCTTGGATCGCGATAGTCGACGATGGGGCGGGAATGTCCGAACACGAATTGATCGAGGCGATGCGGCCTGGCTCCAGGAACCCGCTCGACCCCCGCGAATGCCATGACCTCGGCAGGTTCGGCCTAGGGCTGAAGAGCGCGAGCTTCTCGCAGTGCCGCCAGCTCACCGTCGCTACGCGAAAGGATGGCGTGACTTCGGTGGCAACTTGGGATCTGGACGAAGTTTCTCGGACCAACCGCTGGGAGGTCCTCTTGGAGGACGATACGTCTGATGCCCCCGGCATTGACCGCATTGGTGCGACCGGGACCGTGGTCATCTGGCGGAAGCTTGATCGACTCGCGGCGAGCTACCGTCACGACGGCACGAAGCGCTCTGCCGAGATCAACGCTGCTTTGGCCGAGGCCGAACAGCACCTTCGGTTGTGCTTCCACCGCTACATGGAGGGGACGCGGCCCCAGTTGAGACTGATACTGAACGATCGCAAGCTATCGCCGATCGATCCCTTCGCCTCCGCCAACAAGGCGACTCAGATCGACGACGAGGAGTTGCTCTCCCTCGCGAACGGGACAGTCGTTACGCAGACCTTCACCGTTCCGCATCACAGCCGGATGTCGAAGATGGAATGGGAGGAGGTCGGTGGACCGGAGGGACATCTTCGCTCGCAAGGCTTCTACATCTACCGTGAGCGACGGTTGATCATCGCGGGCGGCTGGCTCGGCCTCGCCCGAGCGACAGAGTTGACGAAGCTGTCACGAGTCCGGGTCGACATCCCCAACACCATGGATGCCGACTGGAAGATCGACGTCCGAAAGGCCTCGGCTCAGATGCCACCGATGGTTCGCGAGCGCCTGCGAAAGATCGTGGAGCGGATGCAGGGCACCTCCAAGCGGACGTATCAGCGACGCGGCCGCAAGCTGGTCGATCAGGCCAACCTTCCTCTCTGGAGCAGGTTTCAGAAGGACGGCGCAATCATCTACCGACCGAATGGGGATCATCCGGCGATTGCCGGGTTCATGTCGTCTCTTCCAGAGGAGTTTCAGCACGGGTTCAGGACGTGCATCACGCTCCTCGGTGCAGGGTTGCCTGTCGGGGCACTGCACGCTGACATGCTAGGTGCAGCCGAAAGCGTGGAGGCTGATCCTGCCGAGTTCGTGGATATCGCTGAATCGGTCGAACAGGCAGTGCGGACGCTTCTGTCGACGGGCATGGCAGGAAAGGACGTAGTGAACGCGCTATGTTCGGTCGAGCCGCTGCACCGTCACCGGGACAGCGTCCGGCAGCTGATTGAAGATATTGTGGAAGGTTGA
- a CDS encoding recombinase family protein, with protein MIGYVRVSTQGQGETGISLDIQRDAIRAFAGHLGIPVIEIFEDVASGRGAKSFPSCRGLQRALEAVRDHDALLVVWDWSRLSRHADDEATITALLPDAAKAGQLLHAQCSAEEISKRTKEAMAKQKVAEPSSDGLAAFPPIWQMGTPYG; from the coding sequence GTGATCGGTTATGTTCGTGTCTCCACCCAAGGCCAGGGTGAGACCGGCATCAGTCTCGACATCCAGCGCGATGCCATCCGTGCCTTCGCTGGTCATCTAGGAATTCCTGTGATTGAGATCTTCGAAGACGTAGCGTCCGGACGGGGTGCGAAGAGCTTTCCGAGCTGCCGAGGTCTGCAACGTGCACTTGAAGCGGTCCGTGATCATGACGCGCTCCTGGTAGTCTGGGACTGGTCGAGATTGTCACGTCATGCCGATGACGAGGCGACCATCACAGCTCTACTTCCCGATGCAGCGAAAGCTGGACAGCTACTTCATGCTCAGTGTTCCGCAGAGGAAATCTCCAAGCGCACCAAGGAAGCGATGGCGAAGCAGAAAGTGGCCGAACCATCCAGCGACGGTCTCGCGGCTTTTCCACCGATCTGGCAGATGGGGACGCCGTATGGATGA
- a CDS encoding DUF4173 domain-containing protein has protein sequence MLVLLADLLFWRAELGMSAALFAAAIFAVVILDKAMCNWQRPAVLLTLAALPVFHHMQPLSFAFLTVGLVTALVWAHHPDAMRGTIARSTVRFLSRLPWEWVIRLNPVRPQAMAAEIGQLRGHLRNWGFPVGGGLVILTLLMEANPVLSSFLTPDLDLAEGVRRLVFWAGIALLVAPFLVPLPLEMDGPRRELVLPSLGLNSGSVIRALFVFNLLIAIQSVTDLSILLGGATLPPGMTLAEFAHRGAYPLLATAILAGAFALAARPFLGSYRLIRPLLLLWLGQNVILCAAAAIRLELYIESFSLTYLRLYALIWMALVAAGLGLIFWQVLRGRPNGWLLLRSVALGAAVLYACCFVNFAQIIAAQNLRKLDPDRTYLCALGPLAAGPILESGLGTIRDGSLFLGDCRMGLPRTGGWREWGFRTWAASRYVQRVATAESPR, from the coding sequence ATGCTTGTCCTTCTGGCCGATCTCCTGTTCTGGAGGGCTGAGCTTGGCATGTCTGCCGCCCTCTTCGCCGCCGCGATCTTCGCCGTCGTCATCTTGGACAAGGCGATGTGCAATTGGCAGCGCCCGGCAGTCCTCTTGACGCTCGCCGCCCTGCCAGTCTTCCATCACATGCAGCCCTTGTCCTTCGCCTTCCTGACCGTGGGCCTTGTTACGGCCCTGGTCTGGGCGCACCACCCGGATGCGATGAGAGGGACCATCGCCCGCTCTACCGTCCGCTTCCTGTCGCGCTTGCCTTGGGAGTGGGTCATCCGCCTGAACCCTGTCCGCCCGCAGGCCATGGCCGCCGAGATCGGGCAGCTTCGCGGGCATCTGCGGAACTGGGGTTTCCCGGTGGGCGGTGGCCTCGTGATCCTGACTCTCTTGATGGAAGCGAACCCAGTTCTGTCCAGCTTCCTTACCCCCGATCTGGATCTGGCAGAAGGCGTGCGCCGTCTAGTGTTCTGGGCCGGCATCGCGCTGCTTGTTGCCCCCTTTCTGGTGCCTCTACCCCTCGAGATGGACGGTCCGCGGCGCGAACTGGTCCTCCCGAGCCTCGGCCTCAACTCAGGCTCTGTCATACGCGCGCTTTTCGTCTTCAACCTCCTCATCGCCATACAGAGCGTGACCGACCTCTCGATCCTTCTGGGCGGCGCGACCCTGCCCCCGGGCATGACGCTCGCCGAGTTCGCGCATCGCGGCGCCTATCCGCTGCTGGCGACGGCGATCCTGGCGGGGGCTTTCGCCCTTGCCGCCCGACCGTTTCTGGGAAGCTACCGCCTGATCCGACCCCTCCTCCTTCTCTGGCTTGGGCAGAATGTCATCCTTTGCGCAGCGGCGGCCATACGGCTGGAGCTCTACATCGAAAGCTTTTCGCTGACTTACCTTCGGCTTTACGCGCTGATCTGGATGGCGCTGGTAGCAGCAGGATTGGGGCTCATCTTCTGGCAGGTGCTGCGCGGGCGGCCGAACGGCTGGCTTCTTCTGCGCAGTGTCGCGCTTGGGGCGGCCGTGCTCTACGCCTGCTGCTTCGTCAACTTCGCCCAAATCATCGCTGCGCAGAACCTGCGCAAGCTGGACCCTGATCGAACCTATCTCTGTGCACTCGGCCCCCTCGCAGCCGGGCCGATCCTCGAAAGTGGGTTGGGCACCATCCGGGACGGCAGCCTCTTTCTTGGCGACTGCAGAATGGGTCTGCCCCGGACTGGGGGGTGGAGGGAATGGGGCTTTCGGACCTGGGCCGCAAGCCGCTATGTTCAGCGCGTGGCAACAGCGGAGAGCCCGCGTTGA
- a CDS encoding sensor histidine kinase, translated as MTRRWRPNLAFVLGGALAGTLGLSFAGLIALRYLGPEIGFRNAAILLAAAIALATAVLAWLLVRLLLRPIRALETYAVAAETGSAAVPPLHFGTRELHATARRVIAMAETLRDREAAVRAFSDHVTHEFRTPVSAILAAAELLADGGTLTPADAALVGQIEGASAQIEAQLAALRNAVRAREARYTGSSTLSDLLRRLSDDWPALQLDAEGDSMEIPIGEEGLNIVLTQLFRNAVENGASAISLRAVAHGPEIQLLVADDGTGISAGNAPRVFDPFFTTRREAGGTGMGLAIVRNLLQAHGASIALAPSAKGTTFLLTFLQPEA; from the coding sequence TTGACCCGGCGCTGGCGGCCGAACCTGGCGTTTGTCTTGGGCGGCGCGCTTGCCGGAACGCTGGGCTTATCCTTCGCCGGCCTCATCGCCTTGCGCTACTTGGGGCCGGAGATCGGCTTTCGCAACGCCGCAATCCTGCTGGCCGCCGCCATCGCCCTTGCGACCGCTGTCCTTGCCTGGCTCCTCGTCCGTCTCCTACTGCGCCCGATCCGTGCGTTGGAAACCTATGCCGTCGCGGCCGAGACAGGGTCTGCCGCGGTGCCTCCACTGCACTTCGGCACACGGGAACTTCACGCGACTGCACGCCGTGTCATCGCCATGGCAGAGACGCTGCGGGATCGCGAAGCCGCTGTCCGCGCCTTCAGCGACCATGTCACGCATGAGTTCCGCACGCCCGTCTCTGCCATCCTCGCCGCGGCAGAACTTCTGGCGGACGGTGGCACCCTCACCCCCGCTGACGCTGCACTGGTGGGCCAGATCGAAGGTGCCAGCGCCCAGATCGAAGCGCAGCTTGCCGCCCTTCGCAATGCCGTCCGCGCACGCGAGGCACGGTATACTGGTAGCTCGACCTTGAGCGACCTCCTTCGGCGCCTGAGCGATGACTGGCCAGCTCTGCAACTAGATGCAGAAGGTGATAGCATGGAGATCCCCATCGGCGAGGAAGGGTTGAACATCGTCCTTACCCAGCTGTTCCGCAACGCTGTGGAAAATGGTGCAAGCGCCATCAGTCTGCGCGCCGTCGCCCATGGACCAGAGATCCAGCTTCTGGTTGCCGACGACGGAACCGGTATTTCGGCCGGCAACGCACCACGAGTGTTTGATCCGTTCTTCACAACGCGTCGTGAGGCGGGCGGCACAGGTATGGGCTTGGCGATCGTGCGCAACCTGCTTCAAGCCCACGGCGCGTCAATCGCGCTCGCACCCTCGGCCAAGGGCACAACCTTTTTGCTCACCTTCCTGCAGCCGGAAGCATAA
- a CDS encoding XRE family transcriptional regulator: MNDSEQRCDFMDSEMSTTPYRDTDLAQFIAKRVLELRPKTQADIASEAGFVNGNFLSMLKAGNSKLALDRVPALAGALECDPALLMRLALEQTVGSTAALALQEILGTPVSANERLWLAEIRDAAGNIDPRPTARARATIRGLFGK; encoded by the coding sequence ATGAATGACAGCGAACAGCGCTGCGACTTCATGGACAGCGAAATGAGCACGACCCCCTACAGAGACACCGACCTAGCGCAGTTCATCGCGAAACGTGTCCTCGAGCTGAGACCCAAGACCCAAGCTGACATCGCGTCGGAAGCCGGCTTCGTGAACGGCAACTTTCTCTCGATGCTGAAGGCTGGCAACTCCAAGCTGGCCCTCGACCGAGTGCCGGCACTAGCTGGAGCCTTGGAGTGTGACCCGGCGCTTCTGATGCGCCTCGCACTCGAGCAGACCGTAGGATCTACCGCAGCGCTTGCCCTGCAGGAGATACTGGGAACGCCCGTCTCTGCGAACGAACGGCTCTGGCTGGCCGAGATACGGGATGCAGCTGGGAACATCGATCCCAGACCAACCGCACGCGCAAGAGCTACCATCAGGGGGCTGTTTGGAAAATGA